From the Telopea speciosissima isolate NSW1024214 ecotype Mountain lineage chromosome 9, Tspe_v1, whole genome shotgun sequence genome, the window TTGGAAACATTCTCTTTGCTTGCAATGTTGAACTCAGTACATGGCTTATGGAGATAACTGTAATATgcaaagataaataaataaaagagaagaaaattaatATAGTTTAGCAAGATCTATCCATCTATGTCTCCACCTGTGTCTGAAGTCCAACTCACCTTCCACTTTCGTCTCTCTCTgacttctattttttcttggcTTTAAGTTGGTCTCTCCTCTGACGTCTTAgttactttttcttttgggtatgTGAATCTTCTATGTGGCGCCCTCATCGCCCTCATGTGGTAGTTTTGATGATACTGAGGTCCTATCCTAACTTTCCTTTTTAAACTCTTCTTACAACACTCCTTTCTTCACTCTACTCCCACTGACCATCCTTTTCATTCTCCCTCTACATCTCTTTGGTCCCCCACCATTACTCCTCCAACCCTGGTCCCCACCGATCCCACCGACCTGATCTTGTCTGGTCTTGTCCTTAATGGCACACTTTAACTCCCCTAACGCTACCAAAAACTCCAGCAAACGTTTCAACAAACAACAGGCTTGGAACCCTATCTCTCCACCATGGATCTGAAACAAAGCGGAGTTTGGTGGTCCTTCTGGTACTCATTCCGGCAGCAAGCATTCTTCAAGTGGGTTTTGTCGACTGCGTGATCGACGTTCTTGTGCTGGATCTTCGACCAAAACTAGACAGAAGTCTCTCCATCTGGCTCATTCCGGTAAGCCTAATCCCTCTTGTCCTGATTCTGACCCCTCCTTTGAGGCTGATGAAGATCTTTTACCGGCTGGCCCAACTACCCTTTTTGGTATGGTTCTTGGTTGGGCTGACCTGCCTGTTGTTTCTCTTAGATGCCATCTCGCCACTTTATGGCAATCCCTTGGAGCTCGATGCATTCATGTATGTGATGGTGGTTTTTTCTCGGTGGAGTTTTTCTCTATGgatgaaaggaattttattttatcagaATCACCTTGGTGGTTTTCAGAACACTTTTTACATCTTTTTCTGGGGTCACCTTTTCAACCCCACTGTGACTCCTCTGAGTTTCGTGAAATTTCCTTATGGGTTCAACTTCTTAATGTTCCTGAAAGTAGTTTCAATGAACATTCTCTGTCCTTGGCTATTTCCCCTCTTGGGAAACCTCTCTCTGTTTTACTGAACTGGGCTCACTGGGGACTTCCCCCTTGGACTGCTAGAATCAAAatactttttaattttcaacTACCTTTGGTGGCATCTTCCAGATTGTGTATGGGAACTGGGAATGAGATTGTAATTTTCCTTCGGTTTGAGTGTTTTTTGGCCTGTTTTGCTTGTGCCCTTCTCGGTCACCAAACGGCAACATGTCTGTACCGTGAAAAACCTCTGAAGGGGGTTGGTTTCTATTTATCTCCACCTTTGGTAGAAGGATCTCAAGTTGGCTTGAAGGAGGATTCTGATGATGTTATTATGGTTAGTGCGGAAAAGGTTAGCTCTGCAAAAGGAAGTAATGAAGGTGATGGCATTACTACTCAAAATGATTCTAGGACTTGCCAAGGACAACCTCATGTTCAGTTTTTAAATAACTCCTGCCTTCTTCAAGCCGTTCAAAATGAAGCTTTGTTTACTCAACACTCTTCTGAGCTCCAGTTTCAGCAAACTTTTTCACATCAATTGGTTCCAAGTGATGTAAATTGTTCTGCTCTTGTGCCTTCCTCTGTGGACTTTCAATCTACGGTCCAAGAGTTGGAGGCTTTAATCAGTCTTGCTAATTCAAATCTTCAGCCTGATTTCGCAATTCCATCAGCAGAACAAGTCCACCAGTAGCACCAAGAAGACTGTACAATGGAATTTTCTAAAGCTCCTGCCTCTACCTATTTGCCTCATGGTGAAGAACCTAAGAAGTTTCCCAGCTTTCTGAAGGATTTTAATTGCGGACTATCTCAAGCACAGACTAATACGACTGCTAAACCCTACTTTCTTGAACCAGTGAGCAACTACCAAATTGCCCCCCAATCCTCTTCCGGAGTCCATAATTCCAATGCTTTCACTGTAAACACCTTTATTTTTCCACCGGCTGGTTTAATGGGTAACCCAGAACATCCAAACTCCTTCCAAGCTGCACCATCTAACACTCCTCTTGATCCTCATCAAccttcttctaattctttttCTATTCACCCTAATCAAACCGTCTCTGATGGCCATCAATCCTACGGGTGTCGGAAAAGGAAATTGAATGCTGTTGTCCAAGACAATTCTGATGAGTCCTCTGATTCTGAGTTTCTACTGAAGTGTGTCAATCATCTAGCTCGATCAAAATCCAAGACCAACCTTGCAACCCAACTTTGTGCCTTGGTATCTGAAATACAATCAGATGAGGGGAGTAACCTCCCCCATATGTCTCACCGATTCCAGCAATTTGGGGAGAGAACTGGTCCCATCGCTACACAGAAGATTCCTGCCTCTTCTTTCCAGGTCATCATaaccttgttttcttttttatcttgcATTCCCTTTGATATTTTCTTTATGTGCTTTTGGAGTATATGCATTTGTTTCTTTAAACTAAGTAGGCGTCACTCTTCTTTTAGGTATTGGTACTATGTTtctctttgtttattttgttgttgGTATTGTTACTTTTGCTTATCCTGCTTTTTTGTTGATTCTACTTCTAAACTTGCTGCCTCTCTCACTTCCTCCTCGTTTTTACCTTGTTTTTTAATCATGATTGTGCTATCTTGGAATGTTAGAGGTCTCCATTCTAAAAACACTTTAAGAGCTCTTAAAAAacatcttttggcacataaacccgatgtattttttcttttggatacTAAGATTTATGATTTAAATAAGTTTAAATTGCCCAAATTTCTCTCTAATTATGCTCTTTTGGGGTTTGCGCCTAGCTCTGGTTCACGAGGACTTTCGGGTGGTTTGTTGTGTTTTGGAAAACATTCTTTTGTTGTTGGTGATGTCACTATCTTAAATAGACTTGTGGCTGTAACCTTTCCCCCTATTGGTCAGGCTTCTGCTTGGTGTCTTGTTGGACTTTATGCACCACCTGTGGCCTCTGATAGGACTGGATTTTGGGAGTCTCTTCATGAGTTCCTTACTGACCTTCAATTACCTTTTGTTGTGATAGGTGATTttaaccaaatccttaatcCTGAGGACAAACTTAGAGGGAACCTCCCTCGTTTCAATAACTCTTCTACCTTTGATCTAAATCATATTATTTCTCAGTTTGATCTTCTTAACCTTCCTCTCCGGGGTTCTCAATTTACTTGGTCAAGCAGGAAAAAAATTCCACACCTTATTAAGGAGAAATTGGATCACTGCTTGACCCACCCCCTTTGGGCCTCTTGGTGGAACCAAATAACTCTTTCAGCTCTCCCATCGTTTGGTTCGGATCACTAGCCTCTCCTTGTCAAAACCAACCTCTCAATCTTGAATCACAAGAAACTGTTCCATTTCCAAGCTGCTTGGTTCTCTCACCCTGGTTTTGACCAGTTTTGCCATACCACTTGGACCAATTTACCACAAAATACATCCCTTTCAACCAAGTTACAACAGTTTACTCCTCTGTTAAAGAAGTGGAACAACAATGTTTTTGGAAATATTGTGCATCTCCATGATTTCCTTTTTAATAGGCTTGGCTATCTTGAGAATCTTgatccatccccccccccccattgaaAAAGATATTACTGAGACATATTCGAACATTCAATGGATCCTTGAGGCTGAAGAAATTTTCTGGTTCCAAAAATCTAGGCATCTGTATGTCACCCAGGGAGACAGGAACTCCAGGTTCTATCATTCCATTTCCACTTTCCACAATAAAACTAGGCAAATTGAGGGAATCAAGGATTGTGAAGGGAACTTCATCACTGATATCAATGCAGTTGCCCAGATCTTCACTACTCATTTCTCCTCGATCCTCACCACTTCCAATCCTCTTGACTCCTCTTTTATTGAGCCCTTGTTCATTCCTATCATTCCTGATGATTCCCACCATGCCCTCTTAACTTTACCTTCTGTGGATGAAATCAGAGAAGCTCTGTTTAGCTTTGTGCCGTTTAAAGCTCCAGGGCATGATGGCTTCTCTGCCATCTTCTACCATAAAAACTGGGATCTTCTCCAAGATGATATTCTTAGTTTTGTTACTTCCTTCTTCCACACTGGCAATCTACCGTTCAAAACAAATCACACCCTCCTCACTCTCATTCCAAAAAAGGAGAATGCAGTCTCACCGGTTGATTTTAGACCTATAAGCCTTTGCACGGTGTCCTATAAAATCATAGCAAAACTGCTAGCTGGAAGACTCAGACCTCATCTTGACTATTTCATTTCTCCCTTCCAATCTGCTTTTGTCAAAGGACGCCAAATCTTAGATAACATTATTATTGCTCATGAAGTAGTACATTATCTGAAGAAGTGCAAAGGCAAGCAAGGTTGGATTGCGATAAAATTGGATATGTCCAAGGTATATGATCGAGTAGAATGGACATACATCATCaaactcttctccttccttggaTTTCCCCCAAAGTGGTGTGACCTCATCCAACAGCTCATTTCCACTGTATCTTACTTAATCAAGCTTAAGGGGGGTGCTTTCAATCATTTCCTCCCATCACGGCGACAAGGGTGTCCTTTAAGCCCCTATCTCTTCATTCTTGCGATGGAAGGTCTGTCACGTCTATTAGCTACTTACAGAGAGCTTAATCTTTTCAAAGGAATAAAAATTTCTAGACGTGCTCCTGAAATCACACATCTCCTCTTTGCAGATAACACAATGATTTTCTGCCATGCTTCCCTGGAAGATATTGAAACCATCCAAGCCATCTTGCAACTTTTCGAAGATATTTCTGGGCTTTCAATCAATTGGAGTAAAAGTGAAATTCTCTTCAGCAAGAATACACCCCCTGCCAGTAAAACCCAAATCTGCCACCAATTCCGTTTGCAAGAGATGAGTAATCAATCTAATTATCTGGGAACACCTCTCCTAATCTCTCGGAACAAGAGCAACCATTGTCAAAACCTCCTTTCCAAGATTCGAAGGAAACTTTCCTGTTGGAAAGCATCACTTTTATCCCAAGCAGGGCGCACTGTACTTATAAAATCTGTCCTCTGCTCTTTACCCACATACCTTATGTCATGCTTTTTCCTTCCTAAATCTCTTCATCATAAGTTTGATTCAATAAATTCCAGGTTTTGGAGAGGCGATGGAAACACCAAAAAACAGCTTCTACTTATCTCTTGGGAAAATGTTTGCAAACATAAAAACACCGGGGGATTAAGTATAAGGCAATCATCTCTACACAATGAGGCCCTGTTGCTTCACCTTGGTTGGAGACTTCTTACACAACCTAATGCTCTCTGGTGTAAAATCCTTAAAGCCAAATATTTTCCCCAATCCTCAATTCTAAACCCTGCTTTTAAACCAAAACCTGGTTCCTGGACATGAAACAGTATTGGAAGGATCCTACCTGAGTTGAGGAAGGCCACAAAATGGAAGATTGGGAAGGGGAATTGTGTGCCCATCTGTGACAGTAACTGGATCCCGAATCATATACCCCCCCATACAGCCCAAATACAAACTCCTAATGCACCACTGCAGGTTGTAGCTGATATCATCTCGGGAAGAAGCTAGAATATACCTCTCATTCAATCCCTTTTTCCTCAAGATTTAGTGACagcaattactaaaatacctCTCTCGTTGCATACCCATGAGGACTTCCTCTTTTGCCCATGCTCCAAAACAGGAGCCATCACCACTAAAATTGCTGCACACATTCTCCAAAACCAAACAATCCAACAATCTACCCCCCAGTGTACCTCTAAGCTTTGGAAAACCTTGTGGTCTCTGAAGATCCACCCTAAATTCAAACTCTTCTGCTGGAAAATTCTACTTAAGGGCATTGGTAAtagagaaaatttaaaaaagatcTTTGCAATCACTGATTCTTGCGTCCTGTGTGGGAAGAGCATTGAAACCCTATGGCACCTCTTTTTGTCCTGTGACATTACAAAACATATTTGGTTGTCAGGTCCACTGGGTTTTCATACTGAATCTCGGTGCTGATTCCCTATGCCAGCTATGCTCATCACTTTTGTACCAACAACCATGGCCTACTTTCCAACCAAGGCAATTCATGTCCTTTTTTGCTATCACTGCTTATTTCATCTGGTCTGAAAGGAACCACTGCTGGTCCACCAATAGTAAACCCAATCCTTTGAAAATTATGCATAAGATTTGTACATGGACCAATGagctccacctcatccctcaaCCACTTGAGGAACCACATGAGGAACCTAGTCCTAGGCCTCCACCCTCCTGTTTAAGTAAAATGGATCTACCCCAACTTATTCCTCCTAACTCTATCACAATTATATGTGATGGCAGCTTCTTGGAAACAACCAAAGAAGCAGGATGGGCAGCATTACTATTTCAGGATGGCTATTTTACTGGGGCTTATTCTAACCATGGTTGTACAGGAACTTCACAAGAGGCCGAGGCTCAAGGGGTGTTACTCGGGTTGCAGCAAGAAAAGCCATCTCCAAGCACAACTATAAACATCTGGACTGATTGCAGTGATATCATCAACTGGCTCACTCACACAAAAGAATGGCCATGGGAATTATTCTCGGTTTTGTGGGATATTAAGTTCTTTTTGAAGCAGGCATCCACTTTTTGTATTTCCAAAAAAGATAGATCTGATGTTTTTTTGGCTCATAATTTAGCTATTAAAGCCTGTTGTAGTTTTATGATTTTAACATAGTCTAAGTAAAGTAGTTtctgatccaaaaaaaaaaaaaaaaaaacctgtaatATGTAAAGATACTCGGTTCAGTCCTGTAGCTTATAGGACTGCTATTCGTGCTAGATTAGATAGGCTATATATGGTTATCACTCGTGATGTGGACTCCATTTTGTTTAATCAACTTTGTTGGTTttccatttgaaaaaaaaaacacattctttAGCTTGCAGGTAGCACTTAAACAAAATCACGACAACTAATTCTTCAACAATATGAAACTTTTTTCCTATCTCTGTGCCTGTCTGGCACTAGTAACAGGTTAGGATAGTACGTTAACTATAAAAGACTGTTTGCTAGTACGAACTTTGTGCTGTACCAGTATCTGGGCGCACACATATTTGCAAGCAGCTAGTACCAATCTTAGTTATTTATCTGCTAGCAGCTATTGCTGTTTTGGTTATTCATCAACTCAACTGCACTTTTAAACTTTCTAGGAGTTCTCCGCCTGAAGCAAGAGTCCTTGCCTTTCTTTTAGCTGGTTTAATAGTTTTGTTATCTGTAGTTTGAAATCTTGGTAAACGATTTTGATACCTTCAATTGCcgcaataattttttttgcttCATTTTAAAGTTCAATCATGCCCATGGGACATTGTGCTTTTGTACATTGACTGAGCAATTGATGAAAGGAAAGCAGGTGGCTATTAGTGATGGATCGCTGAGATACTCAAGATAAATTTTGAGTTTGCTTTGAATTTGAATGTTCTGATGTTGTAATTATGTCGACGACAAACTCTGGGCCCTCAGCAGTTGAAGTTTCTCCGACTCTGTAATTGGCCATATCCTGCATTTGAATTGCATTGGACTGCTCGCCCTTTGTCTTTTGATGAGAAAACATATgatgtttcttttttctctttccttgcTCACTCCACCTATGTAGTGTTGCTTCCGTATGCTCGTCAAATATGCCTTGCTTGAACATGCTACCCATCTTCATTCAAGCGTGTAAAGTATTAGGAATGAGAATGTCAAAACTTTTTCCTGTCATATTTCAGGGGTGAAcgtatcctctctttctctctcaaatttttatttgtaaaGCTCACCTGGGTGACAATAGCATACAGAGGTAGGGTGCTGTAGCTGCAGAGCACTTGAACAACCACCCTGCACTAGAAATTGGTATATGTCAGTATGAGAATGGAAAGGGAGAGGACATGTTAATGCAGCTAATGGCATTATAGATATCAATTATATGAATATTGTATGGTGCCCTTCTGCTCTTGTATTCAGTTAGAAGAAAGATGCATTGGATACTGGAAATGTACGTTAAACCATTACCCTATGATAAGCCTAGGGATGATGTAGCCAACTTtttccatgatgcatgaatgaaATCCGTAGGAACACTGGAGACATCATTGAGAGTCAATTTAAAGTCAATACAAATTGGAGAAGTAAAATATGCATAGAAGAGCATGCTACTTACCCATATCCAGAAGAAGAATCCAATCTCAAATGAATTTTGAAATAAGATGAAGTGTATTAAGTAAAGAACAATGCCAGGGCGGCCAAACCAGAAATGTTTGTCAGATGGCTTCACTGGTGGTGCTGTGGGATCATCTGTTCTCCTCTCTTCAACATCTTCAGCTAATCGAGTAATGATGTGTTCTAACTTAGCACCCACAAGAAGTAAAAGCTGCGACTTCAGTTCATCAGTGATTCTGTGTTATCTCTCAAGGAACAAATACCATGATTCATGTCTTGGAATCGAATACACTTACAATCAAAGGTAAGAAGGATAACCAAAAATACGTGTGCCATCCTGCATTAGCAACCCACAAATGCAATGATTTAATATCTATTCCTGCCATTGGAGGTACAAAGCTGGAGGAGGAGGATTAGTGTAAATCTTCTGAATACCTTCAACATTCAGCAGTAGAAAGATCACAACAAACAGCCACAGATACCAGCTGCAGTTCATTATTACGGTTAGTCTTTTCCCCCCCCAAATTAGTATCCCCTAGTAAAGCATGCTCATCTTCTGAAGGATACCTTATACCAACAACTTTCttaaaatcaatttcaagtGTCCGCATCAAGTACTTATGAAAATCAAAATCCTGGTTCGAACGGCAGTGGGTCTGAATTGAAGAGAAGGTATGTTATAGTCATGCATCAGCAGAAATCCAAAGAAAAttattggaaaaaataaaaactaatagtCTAATATCTTACCATGATAAATCCTAGCCGCATTGCAGTGTAATCTGACTTGGTTACGGAGCCATAGAACTGCTTGAAGAATGACATCTGTGATCAAGCGTGAGGGAAATCAGAAATGTAATCATCAGATTCCATATCAGCCTTTACCATAGAAAATCTAGAGAAATGTCTTGAGCAAGCTGTGTAGTGAGTGGCCAAAAACAAcattttgaaaggaaaaaaaattcagcaaTACCCATTAAGCAAACTATCATGATCAGTAACATGCACCCCAAAGTTAAACAGAGGTGATTTAGAGGTGGAAACAATGAGTGTGGTGTGTTATATTAGTATATCAAGCTCAAACTTTATACATGAGAGATTTGAAGTTTTAccctttaaactttaaagttgcTTTATTTACACCTGACTGTCTTTTCCCTACTTGAAAATTTAAGTTTTCCCTCTTTGTTTTTACTTGTTTCTTTCActtgtttggggttatgtgtTTACTATCTTTTAGAGGATTAGTCCCACATTGGCTAGTAATGGAACATTTTCATAAGTAGGTAGCTTCTTTCAGGACTCTAGTCTTAAGGAGCAAAGTGGGTCTAATGGAGTTGGGACCTCACAGCACATTGATATGCATGATAAACTGATTATGTggtttgttttagttttaaccTTATATtcattaagtttctaatttccaTTAGTTGCTAAGTTTGTCTAGTTGTGattcttaagtttctaattttgtaagctaGCCTACTTcattaaataggcagccccTTATTGTAATAGATAGAAagaattaatgaatgaagttttgaTGCATTCTTGCACTTGATTATGGGAGTAAAAAccctgttcaacagctgggatagctgtgggtgagagacccagggctgagaaagcccatcccctaccccctttatcttcttctcctttccctacTTGATCAACACTGCCCTGCCTATCTTGTGACTGCTATAATCTGTTGATTAAGGACATCTTGAAGGCCTGAATTGAACCACAATCAAGTCCACATCTGTTGCTGCTGTTTCACACCAAAGGAAGACCCAAAACACCTTGTGGCTTTGCTGTTCCTGCTCTGCTTCTCCAGCAAACTTCAAGCTTGCATATCTCCATATTCTACCATCAGAATCTTCTGGGTTTTGGAGCAAAGGACACTCACACACCCTCCACTCTATCCAAGTTCCAGCTCCTACTGCTGGCAGGGTTGCTCTACAGTGCCTAAGTTTCTATTTGGTGCTACCTCCATGTCTCTCAACCAAACCATCAGAATTGATTGAGAGTTTCAACAGTGCTTCTCCTCACTACAAGCAGCACTCGACCTGAGCTTGGTTTCATTCtattggctggtttggtttctgCACACTCATCTTTACTTCCTAATATTGAAGACCTGCTGTGCGTGTGTTTCTAGCCATACGATTCTGCCCAGATTCAGGGACTTAATTAAGCTTCTCAAGATCAACACTCGATGGCTATTGCAGTCCTATTCTTGGCAATAAATTTTGAGTTCTAGTTTGTGTCCTAAATCTGATTTTGGCCCTGGTTTCTATCCTGGTGTTGAAGCTTATTGTTAGTTGACTGACCAACTTatttgtgggttatttgggactagGTTAACCTTAATCTGGTCTTACATTCTACTTAGTCAGGGAGTTTCAAATTAAAGACCCGGGGAAGCGGCGGTATTTCCTTGGTATTGCAGAGGCCCAATCCGCTAGAGGTATATTTCTCTCTCAACGAAAATATACTCAAGATCTTTCAGATATTGGTATGCTAGGCTGCAAGCCTGCCGACACTCCTCTTGAGGCTAATTCCCATTTAAAAATTAAGGATAGTGATCCggttgataagggcagatacCAGCGGCTGGTTGGCTGTCTTATTTATTTGTCTCATACTAGGCCTGACATAGcctgtgagtttggtgagttAGTACATACATGACCCTTGCGTTTCTCATATGGAGGCGGTGTTTCAGATTCTACAGTACCTAAAGTCGGCTCCAAGAAAG encodes:
- the LOC122639796 gene encoding MLO-like protein 13 isoform X1, whose protein sequence is MLLGFISLLLTVFQGLISHICISRNLATNMLPCKEDPHHPFSLGIKPKGRRLLGEATSSVQCPKIRQWKHWEDSIRLETGKQRKVPTTSLNTGHAHHTLDFVKQRAIGFWRKSAVVSWMMSFFKQFYGSVTKSDYTAMRLGFIMTHCRSNQDFDFHKYLMRTLEIDFKKVVGISWYLWLFVVIFLLLNVEGWHTYFWLSFLPLILLLLVGAKLEHIITRLAEDVEERRTDDPTAPPVKPSDKHFWFGRPGIVLYLIHFILFQNSFEIGFFFWIWCSYGFHSCIMEKVGYIIPRLIIGVVVQVLCSYSTLPLYAIVTQMGSMFKQGIFDEHTEATLHRWSEQGKRKKKHHMFSHQKTKGEQSNAIQMQDMANYRVGETSTAEGPEFVVDIITTSEHSNSKQTQNLS
- the LOC122639796 gene encoding MLO-like protein 13 isoform X2 codes for the protein MVLGGLKIRQWKHWEDSIRLETGKQRKVPTTSLNTGHAHHTLDFVKQRAIGFWRKSAVVSWMMSFFKQFYGSVTKSDYTAMRLGFIMTHCRSNQDFDFHKYLMRTLEIDFKKVVGISWYLWLFVVIFLLLNVEGWHTYFWLSFLPLILLLLVGAKLEHIITRLAEDVEERRTDDPTAPPVKPSDKHFWFGRPGIVLYLIHFILFQNSFEIGFFFWIWCSYGFHSCIMEKVGYIIPRLIIGVVVQVLCSYSTLPLYAIVTQMGSMFKQGIFDEHTEATLHRWSEQGKRKKKHHMFSHQKTKGEQSNAIQMQDMANYRVGETSTAEGPEFVVDIITTSEHSNSKQTQNLS